A portion of the Terriglobales bacterium genome contains these proteins:
- a CDS encoding metalloregulator ArsR/SmtB family transcription factor, translated as MSELERIFKGLADGNRLRILNLLLHGELCVCEIQHVLESPQPNVSRHLTYLKNSGLVLDRREGFRVYYRLSEVCQGEARLLFDFLRQICRRDDALRADVEKLKHAIRHGDCTVSAFRPYSALRGEKTTPHADR; from the coding sequence ATGAGCGAACTGGAGCGCATCTTCAAGGGGCTGGCGGACGGCAACCGCCTGCGCATCCTGAACCTGCTGTTGCACGGCGAACTGTGTGTCTGCGAAATCCAGCACGTGCTGGAGTCCCCCCAGCCCAACGTCTCCCGCCACCTCACCTACCTGAAGAACTCCGGGCTGGTGCTGGACCGCCGCGAGGGCTTCCGCGTCTATTACAGGCTGTCGGAAGTCTGCCAAGGTGAGGCGCGCCTCCTGTTCGATTTCCTGCGACAGATATGCCGGCGTGATGACGCGCTGCGCGCCGACGTGGAAAAACTGAAGCACGCCATCCGCCATGGTGACTGCACGGTCAGCGCGTTCCGCCCTTATTCCGCCCTGCGCGGAGAAAAGACAACCCCGCATGCCGATCGCTGA
- a CDS encoding arsenate reductase ArsC — MPGAYNVLFLCTGNSARSIMAEAILKRKGLPNFVAYSAGSHPAGEVNPEAIKQLQAAHLPTGGLRSKSWEEFAGEGAPAMNFVFTVCDNAAKEVCPVWPGQPMTAHWGIPDPAAVVGSPTEVSRAFREAFVALDRRISLFISLPLQSLDKFAIQKEIERIGRE; from the coding sequence ATGCCAGGAGCCTACAACGTACTGTTTCTGTGCACGGGCAATTCAGCTCGTTCGATCATGGCCGAGGCCATCCTGAAGCGCAAGGGTCTTCCCAATTTCGTTGCGTACAGCGCCGGCAGCCATCCGGCGGGCGAGGTCAATCCGGAGGCGATCAAGCAGCTGCAAGCCGCGCACTTGCCTACTGGGGGACTGCGCAGCAAGAGCTGGGAAGAATTTGCGGGGGAGGGTGCGCCGGCGATGAACTTTGTATTCACCGTCTGCGACAACGCCGCCAAGGAGGTTTGTCCGGTTTGGCCGGGCCAGCCGATGACTGCCCACTGGGGCATTCCCGACCCGGCTGCCGTCGTGGGTAGTCCGACCGAGGTGTCGCGCGCCTTTCGTGAGGCGTTCGTCGCGCTCGACCGCCGTATCAGTCTCTTCATCTCCCTGCCGCTGCAGAGCCTCGATAAGTTCGCCATTCAGAAAGAGATCGAGCGCATCGGCCGCGAATGA
- a CDS encoding MBL fold metallo-hydrolase gives MQVKFWGVRGSTPTPQAENLRYGGNTSCVEVRVNGNIYVFDCGTGFRNLGKQLTKEFNGKPIHAHIFISHFHWDHIQGIPFFQPLYENPDNYFFFHSSSRSRGLQRAIEEQMSDPYFPVDMSEMAAHRNFYDIEEDRIAFDDCVIQSMWLNHPQGCLGFRLETENHVLVYATDNEPGHPVFDKNVRKLAQGADVLIYDAQYLPEEYAAKKRGWGHSHWREAVNIVMESGTKELVLFHHDPDHSDECIDSIVRTARDHYPKVRAASEGMEIQV, from the coding sequence ATGCAGGTCAAGTTCTGGGGCGTGCGAGGATCGACACCGACTCCGCAGGCGGAGAACCTCCGCTATGGCGGCAATACCTCCTGTGTCGAGGTTCGCGTCAACGGCAACATCTACGTCTTCGATTGCGGCACCGGCTTCCGCAACTTGGGCAAGCAACTGACCAAGGAATTCAACGGCAAGCCCATCCACGCCCACATCTTCATCTCCCACTTCCACTGGGACCACATCCAGGGCATCCCCTTCTTCCAGCCGCTCTACGAGAACCCCGACAACTACTTCTTCTTCCACTCCTCCAGCCGCTCGCGCGGCCTGCAGCGCGCCATCGAGGAACAGATGTCGGATCCCTACTTCCCGGTGGACATGAGCGAGATGGCCGCCCACCGCAATTTCTATGACATCGAGGAAGACCGCATCGCCTTTGACGATTGCGTCATCCAGTCCATGTGGCTGAACCATCCCCAGGGCTGCCTCGGCTTCCGCCTGGAGACCGAGAACCACGTGCTGGTGTACGCCACCGATAACGAGCCCGGTCACCCGGTCTTTGACAAGAACGTCCGCAAGCTGGCCCAGGGCGCCGATGTGCTCATCTACGATGCCCAGTACCTGCCCGAGGAATACGCCGCCAAGAAGCGCGGCTGGGGCCACAGCCATTGGCGCGAGGCGGTGAACATCGTGATGGAGAGCGGCACCAAGGAGCTGGTGCTCTTCCACCACGATCCCGACCACTCCGACGAGTGCATCGACTCCATCGTCAGGACCGCCCGCGACCACTATCCCAAGGTCCGCGCCGCCAGCGAGGGCATGGAGATCCAGGTCTGA
- the trpE gene encoding anthranilate synthase component I, translated as MRPDFDQFADLAKQATLIPVSRTITADLQTPVSAFLSIAAGEPYSFLLESVEGGEKIGRYTFLGARPYMIVRSRGERLEVERSGRLERSEGDVFRTLRDLFSAHRVAPVEGLPPFTSGAVGFFAYDMVRRLERLPERARPDIDVPDCVLMFFDRLLAFDHVRHQIHILAAADVSREKPRKAYERALRDIATLETRLAVGPRRADVRHKPARGAMKTTAATSPKQFMDSVRRAKEYIAAGDIFQVVLSQRLEFIPGVRPFDIYRALRTVNPSPYMYFLRMGDNHVIGSSPEMLVKVTGRKLEYRPIAGTRWRGKDDAEDQRLEEELRSDEKERAEHVMLVDLGRNDVGRVSEYGTVKVRDLMYVERYSHVMHLVSAIEGKLRAGLGPLDAFAACFPAGTLTGAPKVRAMEIIEELEPVRRGVYGGSVLYADFAGNLDSCIAIRTLMMDKTKAFVQAGAGIVADSDPQREYEECVNKAKAVVRAVELAREGL; from the coding sequence ATGCGCCCTGATTTCGACCAATTCGCCGACCTGGCCAAGCAAGCGACGCTCATCCCCGTCTCGCGCACTATCACCGCCGACCTGCAAACGCCGGTCTCCGCCTTCCTGAGCATCGCCGCCGGCGAGCCGTACTCGTTCCTGCTGGAATCGGTGGAGGGCGGAGAGAAGATCGGGCGCTACACCTTCCTGGGCGCGCGGCCGTACATGATCGTGCGCTCGCGGGGAGAAAGACTCGAGGTCGAGCGCAGCGGGCGCCTGGAACGAAGTGAAGGCGACGTGTTCCGTACGTTACGAGACCTGTTCAGCGCCCACCGCGTGGCGCCGGTCGAGGGCCTGCCGCCGTTCACCTCGGGCGCGGTCGGGTTCTTCGCCTACGACATGGTGCGGCGGCTGGAGCGGTTGCCGGAGCGGGCGCGGCCGGACATCGACGTCCCTGACTGCGTCCTGATGTTTTTCGACCGCCTGCTGGCCTTCGACCACGTGCGCCACCAGATCCACATCCTGGCCGCCGCCGACGTCAGCCGGGAGAAACCGCGCAAGGCCTACGAGCGCGCGCTGCGCGACATCGCCACGCTGGAAACGAGACTTGCCGTCGGCCCGCGCAGAGCCGATGTGCGGCACAAACCGGCGCGCGGGGCGATGAAGACCACGGCCGCCACCTCGCCCAAGCAGTTCATGGACAGCGTGCGCCGGGCCAAGGAGTACATCGCCGCCGGCGACATCTTTCAGGTCGTGCTCTCGCAGCGCCTGGAGTTCATCCCCGGCGTCCGGCCGTTCGACATCTACCGCGCGCTGCGCACCGTGAATCCGTCCCCGTATATGTACTTCCTGCGGATGGGAGACAACCACGTGATCGGCTCTTCGCCGGAGATGCTGGTGAAGGTGACGGGGCGCAAATTGGAGTACCGGCCGATCGCGGGCACCCGCTGGCGCGGCAAGGATGACGCCGAGGACCAGCGTCTGGAGGAAGAACTGCGCTCCGACGAGAAGGAACGCGCCGAGCACGTCATGCTGGTGGACCTGGGCCGCAACGACGTCGGCCGGGTCAGCGAGTACGGCACGGTGAAGGTGCGCGACCTGATGTACGTGGAGCGCTACTCGCACGTCATGCACCTGGTGTCCGCGATCGAGGGCAAGCTGCGCGCGGGACTGGGGCCGCTGGACGCCTTCGCCGCCTGCTTCCCCGCCGGCACGCTCACCGGCGCGCCCAAGGTGCGGGCCATGGAGATCATTGAAGAACTGGAGCCGGTGCGGCGCGGCGTGTACGGCGGCTCGGTGCTCTACGCCGACTTCGCCGGAAACTTGGATTCCTGCATCGCCATCCGCACCCTGATGATGGACAAGACAAAAGCGTTCGTCCAAGCGGGCGCGGGTATCGTCGCCGATTCCGACCCGCAGCGCGAGTACGAGGAGTGCGTCAACAAGGCCAAGGCCGTGGTGCGGGCGGTGGAGCTCGCAAGAGAAGGTCTTTGA
- a CDS encoding aminodeoxychorismate/anthranilate synthase component II, translating to MVFVLDNYDSFTYNLVQYLGEMGQQVEVRRNDQTTVEEIERLRPSHILVSPGPCTPQEAGISIELIRHFAGKTPVLGVCLGHQALGAAFGGKVVRAPHLMHGKTSQIEHDGRTIFAGVRSPMTATRYHSLIVSEKGLPKELEISATTRDADGSRIIMGLRHRKYPVEGVQFHPESVLTEDGKRLIANFLAL from the coding sequence GTGGTCTTCGTGCTCGATAACTACGATTCCTTCACCTACAACCTGGTCCAGTACTTGGGCGAGATGGGCCAGCAGGTCGAGGTGCGGCGCAACGACCAGACCACGGTCGAGGAGATCGAGCGGCTGCGGCCCTCGCACATCCTGGTCTCGCCGGGACCGTGCACGCCGCAGGAGGCCGGCATCAGCATCGAGCTCATCCGCCACTTCGCCGGCAAGACGCCGGTGCTGGGCGTCTGCCTGGGTCACCAGGCGCTGGGCGCGGCCTTCGGCGGGAAGGTCGTGCGAGCGCCCCACCTGATGCACGGCAAGACCAGCCAGATCGAGCACGACGGCCGCACCATCTTCGCCGGCGTGCGCTCGCCCATGACCGCTACCCGCTATCACTCGCTGATCGTCAGCGAAAAGGGACTGCCGAAGGAACTGGAGATCAGCGCCACCACCCGCGACGCCGACGGCTCGCGCATCATCATGGGCCTGCGCCACAGGAAGTATCCCGTCGAAGGCGTGCAGTTCCACCCGGAAAGCGTGCTGACGGAAGACGGGAAGAGGCTGATCGCGAATTTCTTGGCGTTATAG
- a CDS encoding PilZ domain-containing protein: MAETSPEQRATRRFALRLPVTIKFSDGASTDAQAQTRDVSARGVFFYMDSKIEEGSPIEFTLTLPPEITLTESIRVRCRGKVVRVDQAGPGNRIGIGAVIEQYDFVSEVQ, encoded by the coding sequence ATGGCGGAAACTTCACCGGAACAGCGGGCGACGCGGCGGTTTGCGCTACGGCTGCCCGTAACCATCAAGTTCAGCGACGGCGCCTCCACCGATGCGCAGGCCCAGACCCGCGACGTCAGCGCCCGCGGCGTCTTCTTCTACATGGATTCGAAGATCGAAGAGGGCTCTCCCATCGAGTTCACGCTCACCTTGCCGCCCGAGATCACGTTGACCGAGAGCATCCGGGTACGCTGCCGCGGCAAGGTGGTGCGCGTGGACCAGGCAGGCCCGGGCAACCGGATCGGCATCGGCGCGGTCATTGAGCAATACGACTTCGTCTCCGAAGTGCAATGA